The following DNA comes from Coleofasciculus chthonoplastes PCC 7420.
CTGTCATGTATTTAAATTGGGTACGAGTAGCGAGCAAGATGCTCGTACTACAAGGATGGCGTCATTATTGATATTTAAGATTTAATCGTTAGCCTCTCTCCCTCTATAATCTGTTGATGTCATACATTAAATTTGTAAATAACAAACTGTTGCAGCGATAAGCGTTAACAATGTAAGCTAGGGGCTAGTGATACAGAAGGAACCTCCCATGCATGAGCCTCTACCATCCTCGCCACCAAACTGGTACGAACAGGTTAAGCGAAATCACATTGTCCGGGCGCTAGAAACAATCCAAGACTTATTTATCATTTCCCTCTGTGTTGGCTTATTTGCTTTGATGGCGATTCAGCTACGAGAAATGTTTTTGGAGTTGCTACCGCCCTTAGATTTCCCTGGCGTCACTTCAGATATTCTGTTCTTGCTGATTTTGGTTGAGTTATTCCGACTGCTGATTATTTACTTACAAGAACAGCGGGTATCGATTGGAGTAGCAGTGGAAGTTTCAATTGTCTCGGTTCTGCGGGAGGTGATTGTGCGGGGAGTTTTGGAAACCTCCTGGATTCAAATTTTAGCTGCCTGTGCGTTCTTAATGGTGATGGCGGCTTTATTAATTGTACGAGTCTATTTGCCACCAACATTTGATGGGATTGACCCAGAAAAACGGTTGTCCTTGCAATATAAACAGCCGACAATGAGTCAGGTTACTGATTCTAATAATCACCCGTTAACTCCTTTCGCCAATACGAAGGTTGTGGCAGATAAAAGGGGTCACTGAGTTCCGAATATCATGTTCTTGGCTGTTCCCTTTTCCCTAAACTAAAACGTCAACATTAATCTCATCCAACTGATTATCTATGACTACAATACCTGATATTAAACCCCGTGATGTCCAAGTCGCCGCCATTGAAGGAACGGATACAACGGTTTTGCGATCGCGAACCTGGGATAGACTCAAGTTTGAGGTAGAATATTCCCTACAACGGGGTACAACCGCCAACTCTTATCTAATTCAAGCCGATAAAACAGCGCTGATTGATCCGCCAGGGGAATCCTTTACTGAAATCTTCCTGACTCAATTACAGCAATGCCTAAATGTACAGCAATTGGATTATGTGATTTTAGGTCACGTCAATCCCAACCGAATGGTAACGCTGAAAGCTTTACTAGAATTAGCCCCCCAAATCACCTTTGTTTGTTCTAAAGCCGGGGCGGTGGCGTTACAAAATGCCTTACGAGAATACCAATGCAATGTTTGGGTACCCAAAGGCGAGGAAACCTTAGACTTAGGTCAAAATCATCAGCTACAATTCATTCCCATCCCCACACCTCGTTGGCCCGATGGACAATGTACGTATGACCCCCAAAGTCGTATCCTATTTACCGATAAACTCTTCGGCGCCCATGTCTGCGGCGATGAACTCTTCGATGAAAACTGGAAACGCCTAGACGAAGACCGACGCTACTATTATGATTGTCTCCATGCCGCCCAAGCGCGACAAGTTGAAGTCGCCCTGAACAAACTAGCCACGTTCTCGGCGAAAATGTACGCCCCAGGTCATGGTCCAATTGTCCGTTATAGCCTCAGTCGATTCCTCCATGACTATCGCCAATGGGGTCAGCAGCAAACCGAACAGGACTTGACAATAGCATTAATTTATGCATCAGCTTATGGGAATACTGCCACATTAGCCCAAGCGATCGCCAGAGGAATTACCAAAACTGGTGCAGCCGTCGAATCGATTAACTGTGAATTTGCCGAACCTGGGGAGATTGAAGCCGCGATTCAACGCTGTGATGGCTTTTTAATTGGTTCCCCTACCCTGGGTGGGCATACCCCCACTCAAGTGCAAACGGCGTTAGGGATTGTCCTCTCCAATGCCGCGAAAACCAAACTAGCTGGGGTGTTTGGTTCCTATGGCTGGAGTGGCGAAGCCGTTGATGAAATTGAAAGCAAACTCTTAGATGCGGGGTATCGATTAGGGTTTGAATCGATTCGGGTTAAATTTAAACCTGATGACGAGACGATTCAATATTGTAAAGAAGTCGGCATAGATTTTGCCCAGGCGCTGAAAAAATCCAAGAAATTCCGCGCCCCCAAACAAGCCGTCAGCAGCGCCCAAATTGATCGAACAGCGCAGGCGGTGGGACGAATTGTCGGATCATTGTGTGTTGTCGCGGCGCAGCGTGGGAATGTTCGCAGTGGGATGTTAGCCTCTTGGGTAACGCAAGCCTCATTCAATCCGCCAGGGATTACTGTTGCGATCGCTAAAGATCGGGCTGTTGAGTCTCTGACGCATACGGAAGATAGTTTTGTCCTGAATATCTTAAAAGAAGGGATGAATGTAAGGCGACACTTTTTACAATCCTTTGCGCCAGGGGACGATCGATTTGCGGGGTTAGAGACGGAAACAGCGGAAAATGGTTGTCCGATTATCAAAGATGCCCTGGCTTATTTAGAATGTACAGTGCAGAGTCGGATGGATTGCGGCGATCACTGGTTAATCTATGCGATTGTCAATAATGGTAAAGTATTGCAATCAACGGGGATGACGGCTGTACATCACCGTAAATCAGGCAATCATTATTGATTGTTCGTAGTTGCGCTTTAGCGCCATAAACCAAAAAGGACAGGTAAGCTACTAAAACAGTAGTCAGGGTGTGGGGTGTGGGTTGACTCGGTAAAACTACAACACCGACTCTCCATTTCCCGTTCCCCCTTACCAGCATCCATGGAAAACAACGCCATTAAACGATTTAGGCAATCAACATCCGGCAAAATTGGTCTTTTAATCACGTTCACCATCATCCTAATGGCGTTGTTAGCACCGATTCTCAATCCTTATAACCCAGCAACCGATCGCAATTATACCGCCCGGTTACAACCTCCCAGCTTGGATCATTGGTTTGGCACCGATGGTTTAGGACGAGATATTCTTGACCTGGTATGGTATGGGTTACGCACGTCTCTATTTATCGGTTTAGTTTCGGTGGGATTAGGGTTAATTGTGGGAGTTGTGTTGGGGTTAATCGCGGGTTATTTTCGAGGCGGGTTAGAAACCGTGATTGGCTGGTTCACCGATATTCTGTTAGCCTTTCCCTCAATTCTACTCGCGATCGCGATCGTTACGGTAACCGGTCCAAGTATCTCCAGTGTGATGATTGCTGTGGGTGTGGTACAAGTCCCCATTTTTATCCGTTTGACTCGCTCTATGGTGCTATCCTTGCGAGAACAGGATTTTGTCCAAACCGTGCGATCGTTTGGTGCGACGCCAGGACGGATCATTGTTTATCATATCTTACCCGCTAGCTTGAGTCCTTTAGTCGTGCAAGGGACGCTTTCCATTGGTACGGCTACCTTAGAAGCGGCGGGTTTAGGTTTTTTAGGGTTAGGCGCACAACCTCCCACGCCGGAATTGGGAACAATGTTATCTGATGCATTTAAGGGGGGCTATTCCCTATCATCTCCCTGGACAATATTATTTCCTGGTTTGTTTATTACTCTAACCGTTTTAGCCTTTAATTTACTCGGAGATGGTTTAAGAGACGCTTTAGATCCCCATATTTAGGTAGGGGCACGGCATTGCCCATCCGTGTCAACTTAAGACTTTGTATAACTAGTTATGTAGAGACGTTGCATGCAACGTCTCTACAATGGTGCTTAACCGAATTCGCTATTACACGAGAGTTGGAACCGTCAGCAGTTCAGCTTGAGGCATTGCAATCAGAGATTCAACAGTCTCATTGGTGAAAGGATCTCCGATACCGATGCTATTCATCAGGTTAATCGGCGTCACTTCACTAGCAGTAACCGAGTCTGATACATCTTGATGACTAGCTAAAGTTATTTGTCCACTTGCAAAATCAAAACTCTCTTGACTTCCATTTTCTTCAGTTAGAAGCAGATGCGAATGTCCACCATTGTCGAAATGATTAACACCTGTATTGCCTAAAAGTTCGTCACCTACCGACGCAGCCGTTGTCAAAAAACTAGCCGTATTTTGCATCATTTCATTGACCGAAAAATCACTGGAATTAGCCGCATAAAGCTGACTTTTAGGGATAATCTCCTCCGATTGACTTGGACTCGACCAAGCCAGTTGTGCTACCGATTTTCCTCTATTCTCATAGTAATCCATGCGAATTTCGTACTGTTGTCCTGCCTCTAGATCAATCGTGCCACGATTATCGGTAACCCCATGGTCTGTCCAATTATCAACCAGTAGCTGGTCATTTACCCACAATCGCACCCCATCATCAGAAGAGGTTTTGAACTGATAGGTTTCTGAGTGAAGCGGTTCCACAAACCCCGTCCAGCGTACCGAGTAGGTATTGGGATCTATCGCCGCATCGGGTGAACCTGAACCCCAGTTAAAGTCCACAGTATCATCAGTGCGAGTTAGGGCTAAGTCGGTAAAATCGCGGTTATTGTAATATTCGGCAGTTAAACCTGTACCGTTACCACTAACCTCTGGACTAGGAGTATCAACAGCAGGGGAATAAAGCTGAGATTCAGGAATAATCTCCTTACTTTGACTCTCACTAGACCACAACAATTGTGCCACCGATTTGCCAAAGTTTTCGTAGTAGTCCATGCGGATGTCATACTGTTGACCGGCTTGCAGGTCAATTGTGCCACTATTTTCTGTCGCCCCATGATTTGTCCAATTATCAATCAGTAGTTGGTCATCCACCCACAGACGTACACCATCATCCGAGTTGGTGAAGAATTCGTAGGTTTCTGAATGGAGGGGGGCGACTGAACCTGTCCAGCGTACCGAGTAGGTATTGGCATCTATCGCCGCATCGGGTGAACCTGAACCCCAATTAAAGTCCACGGTTTCATCGGTGCGAGTTAGGGCTAAGTCAGTAAAATCGCGGTTATTGTAGTATTCGGCTTTTAGCCCGTTACCATTACCATTAATGGTAGAATCGCCGATAGAGATATTGTCAATGGCAATGAAGTCGCCATTATTCGGGTGAGCGCCCTTGGCGACAACTTGAACAGTTACGAACTCATAACCCTCGCCAAAATCTACATCCCAATTGAAAGTTTTCCAGTCAAAAGTAGAGCCACCCACAGTTTGCTGCAAAAGCTTCTCCTTCGTCATCGGAATCGCGCCAGCCTGCTGGGGACCATCGAGATTTCCGGCTGTACTCATAAATTCTCCATCGACACCCCAGACACTAACGGTAATTTCATTCGCTTTCTTGGTGTCTTCGGTGTTTTTGATATCAATGCTGAGTGTCTGCTGACCACGTCGGCTACCGTTATCTAAAAAGATCTGACCGATTCCGGCATTCCAGGAACCTGAGACAACCGCAGCACCGCCATTGCCGATAGTGGAATCCACTGACCAATTGTTCCCAATCCACCCCTCACCAGTCCGGGTGCTGTCAAAGGTAGCGTTGATTGCCCTTCCCAATTCGCTAGTGCTACTAAACGTGCCGTCTGTAATCAGGTTAGGGTATGGTGTTGGGGTTACCTGAACCTGTTGAGTTAGGGTACTGGTTGCGCCTTGGCTATCCCAAACCGTCAGGCTGACATCGTGAGAACCCGTTGAGTCAAATTGGTGATTGACTTGACGACCGAATTCGTCGATAGTACCATCATTATCAAAATCCCAACCGTAACTGGCGATCGCGTTGCCTTCTAGTTCCAGTGCATCTGGTGGATCACTATCGAACGAATCACCCGCATCAAACATCACAACACCCTGACTACCGATTGATTCATAGCTGAAGGTAGCAGTAGGAGCGATATTGGTATCAGAGATGTTAAATTCGGTGTTAACGATATCGAAGGAATCGGGGAAGAAAAGTCGGTCACCTGCGTGCTCCTTTTTCGATAGGTTATAGGTATTGTTGGCAAGGTAACTGTCTTCAAGGCGTGAACCCAAAAACGGTACTAATTTACTCCTATTACCTTCATTGGGTAAGCGAACACCACGCTCAAATCCTTCGATGTGAAGGTTTTTATAGAGAAGGTTTTGAGACAGTGTGTTGCTACCAATACCATGACCACGACCGTTACCGTTGATTCCTTTCTGCAAGGGAACAGGGTTTTCCGGGTTACCGACAATCAATCCATCAACAAAATCAATCTGTGAACTGTATTGTAAAAAGATACCCTCGCCATAGATATTCCAAAGTTTGAAATTATCAACCAGGGAGCGGGCGTCATGGGCTTCTTTTGTACCTGGACCGTTAAAACTCAACTGACCATCATTATTCCGCATGTGGTTCCAGAAGACAATGCCCAAATCCGAGTTATAACTCTCGAAACCTGACAACCGACGCAGTGGCACGTTGGTCACATCGAGGGTGTTTGGATCATCGTCATAGGAAGCCTGGGAGAGGAATTGCAGTTCTGGTGACAGGTTTTTAACGGCAACCGTGTCCGCCTCTCTGACACGACTCACCTGATCAACACCACTGAAGATATTAATACCACCACCTGCGGCACTAATGGCAATATTATCTACCATTTCCACTTGAGCCGCGCCTTGCACCCAGTACCCCTCGCCGTTAAAGCCAAAGTCAAATAGCGGGACGCGAGGCGAAAGATCAAAGTCGGCTTGGGGACGGTCATCGCCTGTGGTTTTGATGGTAATGTTATTGCGCCATGCACCCAGTTCATTCCCGGCTTCTGCGGCAATTCCAGACCCAACCACATCGAAGACCACATTATCTTCTAAGACGGCGTGGCTGTCATGATGTACAATTCCCCATCCCGGACTGCCGACAATGGCGTTACCTTTAACTTGAGAAGGTTTGCTATTAATATCTTCCGCCCCGGTGCGATGCAGATGCAACGCATATCGCCCACGGGGATTGGTTCCGTAACCCGGTGAACCATCGACATTTTCTCCTGGGTCATCAATCAACCTATTTTTATCCGTCCGTCCCAAGTTGTAAAATCCGGCGTTTTGTACCTCGACATCCGGGTTGTGCATGAACATCACATGACCCCGTTGCTGAGTGGGTACGGTTTCAGCGTTTTCGGTCTCGAAGATAACGTTGCGACTGGTATTAGCGATGTAAAGGTTTAAGTCCTCGCCCTCAAATCCTGCGGGGCGCTCGTGGTCAAATCGGAGTACGGTATTATCACCAGAGGTAATGTCGTTGTTGGTAAATTTGATCCGGTTTCCGTTAATTTCGGTGATGGTTAACACTTCATCTTGGAACCGACTGTTATCCTCATCCGAACCGTTGGGATTGTAGGATGTTCCACCTAAGACTAATTGATCCCCAACTTGCCAGCCAGCAGGTGTATTCATGCCATCGGGCAGATTTAACACCAGTTCATTATCACCGGCTGAGGCGTCTGTTTGCAGCGAGATAAAATCGAGTTTCTCTGCACCATGGATTCTAACTTGACCGTGAGTGATAACGCCACGACTAATGAGTGTGGGGTCCCAATTGACATCAATTTCTCCATCGTTGGCAATGACAATTCGGGCAGTTTTATTGGCTTGAATCGGGTTTGCTTCACTACCAATCGTCAATATACTTGTGGGTGATGCGATGAATGTGTCTACGACGATTTTGGTGTTGCGATTGTGGGCGAATTCCAATGTTCCGTCCACGCGCACGGTTTCTAGACGAGTGTCACTCTCAGCGTCGTAGGTGACATGAACACCTTCAGAAATGACGACTTTAGCATCAGTTCCAGGAACCTGACCTTGCTGCCATGTATTTGGATCAAACCATGACCCATCGTTTATAGCGACATGAGTTGCGGCTGAATGAGGGACTAAATCCAATAGTTCTAGATGTTCGGTTTGCTTGCCTGGATGGTCTTGATGAGGAAGATTGTGATTATGTTGCATGCTGATCATTGATGTATCGTCAGTCCCAGCGAGGTTGGTTTCTAGTTGCATAACGTTTGGATTAATCAGTGTAATCAGTTAGTTTCCAGAAAGCAGTCATCGTTTGATAGCTATTCGCGATCGCTGACCACAAGGAGCGGCATACACACTGAAATCGACTATGACTCATCTAAACTTCACAATCGATTTGCTTATTTAAATTAATAACATTAATTACTCTTGATTTTCATAAAGTAAAAAAATCTATACACAATCTTTATACTACAGGTAGACAATAGTATATGTTTGTTTTATGTTTGGAGTTTTTATTGTCTTTAAATTGCCAAAAAGCGCAAATCATAAACTCTTATCGTGAAAAAAGTGAAGGACTTTGCTAGAAGGCATCCTTACTTTTGGCAGAACTATTATTTTCGGATCAGGTGGGTATCCTGCCCATCCTACGGGGCAAGGGAGACGCCTACTCGACAAAGGTAGATGGGTTAATGTAGGCTACCGGACTCAACGAAGCCTACAACTAAGCTTTTATAGATTAAAATGGAAAGCTCCATGGCATGATAGAATAGAAAAATATATTCAAAGACTATTTAATTTTAATTAAGGCGTTGAGTCCCCATAACTGAAAAGACTGGGGAATTTATTGTGTAAAATCGAGAGGCACCGTCTATCGCTGGTGATCGTGCATCAGTCATTTATAGAGTCGGTCTATTGTATTAATCCTGACTGCCCCCGTCCTTATCCTCAATCTGGGGACTTTAAGTTTTGTAGCAGTTGTGGATCGATGCTGCGACTAAATAATCGCTACGTTCCTCTCCAGCGTTTGGGTTTAGGGGGATTTGCGGCGATTTATGCGGTTTGGGATCAGCAGGATCAAACGGAAAAAGTCTTGAAACTTTTGGTAGAAACGTCACCCAAGGCGTTGCAGCTATTTGAACAAGAGGCAGCCGTATTGCAACGTCTGAACCATCCGGGTGTGCCTAAAGTGGAGTCTGGTGCCTATTTTACTGTAGGTCTGAGATCCTGCCAACAGCGGGTACTCCCTTGTCTGGTTATGGAAAAAATAAATGGTCAGACGCTGGAGGCGATCTTAAACCGTTACCCTCAGGGGTGTCCGGAGATGTTGATTATGAGTTGGCTGTACCAAGCGGCTGATATTCTCCAGGAGTTACATGATTTGGGAATTATTCACCGGGATATTAAACCCTCGAACTTAATGGTGCGCGAGGAAACTGGTCAACTGGTGGCGATTGATTTTGGCGGCGCGAAACAAATTGGCGCGATCCCTGTGGGGACAGAGAATCGTTCCACCCGCTTAATTTCTCCGGGTTATAGTCCCCCTGAACAGATTGCAGGGGATGTGGTGGGACCAAGGGCTGATTTTTATGCCTTAGGGCGTACCATGATTCAATTACTTACGGGTCAAGAGTTAGCGGATTTACAAGATCCGGTTACGGGTGAATTTCACTGGCGCGATCGCACTAAAGTCCGTCGGGGTTTAGCTAACTTACTCGATAGTATGATTCGCCTTGATCCTCACCATCGACCCACTAAAGCCGCCGAGATTCAACGGCGTTTGGTTGTCAGTTGCCGTTTTAACAGAAAATCGTCTTCTTCATCATCCTCATTATTGCCGGCACTGGCTAAAGCCGCAGGAACAGCACAAGAGATTTCTATACGAGTTCTGATTACCTGCGCTGAAATTATTGTTAGTTTAGTGCGCTGGGTGTGGCGAGTCTTTATCAGCATAGTTCTGGCTTGTTTAGATACCACTTGGGTAATGGTGATGGCGGGAATCGGTGCAGCCTTTGGTGCTTCTGCTGGATTTGCTTTGATTAACTGGACGATTATAGGCGATCGCTTTGCGGCTTGGATGATCGGACAATGGACTCTCATCGTTCCCGAAATTCAGATTATCCCTTGGCGGGAACTGCTGATGTTCGCTTGTGCGGGTTTGGGGACGGCTTGGGGATTAACGGAGTCGGGAGGATTCGGTCAACAGAAACGGCGGATTATTGCTGGGATAACCGGGGTTTTTGGGTATGGTGTGGGTTGGTTTATTTGGCAGGCGTCGATCTCCGCTTTGGCTAGGCAGCAATTGACCGGATTGGGGGATTTTTTGCAGGTATCGCTATCTTATGCGATCGCGGATCGGTTACTGGGTTTAGTCACAGCTATTGCAGTTATTCCCTTGGTGTTAGGATTAGGTTTACCCAGTCATTACCTGGTTCATGCCGCCGTAGCCGCAGCAGGTACAGGTATGCTATTTTCCGGCTTAGTTCGGTTAAATATATTGCCGTTGGAGGTATTAGTTCATATCTTTTCCTTCTCCGATGGCAGTTGGTTAGATTTTATCAATACCATTAGTTTTTTTGGTTTACTTGGTATTACCCTAGGCTTTTGGTTAGGCGTGAGTTATTATCTGCTGGTTCCTGTGTTGCGTTGGTTGGGATGGCGGTAATGGCAAAAGATACAGTGCTTTTCGCTGTAATAAAGTACAGTCGATCAAAGTCCCCCTTTTTAAGGGGGATTTAGGGGGATCGACACCTCGGTCAATGCTTAAACTACCGAATTGCCTTAGAAGCCTCAGAAGAACCTGATCGCATCCTTTATCTGGCTGTCCCCAAAGATGTTTATCAAACGTTTCTACGTTTCGAGCCAGCTAAAACTGTAATTGAACGCTACGACATTCGCCTAATTGTATACAACCCTACGCAGGAGGTTATCGAACAATGGATCGAGTAGATGAATATCGCCAAATCGTGCGTGAATTCTTGCAAGAATTTGCGACAGATGATCCCGAAGCACAACTGATTTTTGATTTTGAGCGCAATCATTATTTAGTAATGCACGTTGGTTGGCGTGGAGACTACCGCATCTACGGCTGTGCCATGCAGCTAGATATTATTGATGGCAAAGTCTGGATTCAGCACAATAGCACCGAGATTGTCATTGACCAGAAACTCATTCAACGAGGTATACCCAAACAAGATATTGTTTTGGGCTTTCGTTCACCTAGTATTCGAGAACGCCTTGCTGCTGCTTCATGAAGGTATCAATTGTAGAACATGAGCTACCCAAACTCAAAAGTGATGTCGAAGGAATTCTGCCATAATTCCACGGTAGGGACACGATATGTCGTACCCCTACTTACTTGATAAATTAATCCTGTAGCCAACGGGCAGCATCTTTAGCATGGTACGTCAGAATCAAGTCAGCGCCCGATCGCTTGAATCCAGTCAAGGTTTCCATCACCACCTTTTGTTCATCAATCCAGCCATTCAGGGCGGCGGCTTTCACCATGGAATATTCACCCGATACATTGTAGGCGGCAACGGGTAAATTTGTGGCTTCCTTCACCCGCCAGATAATATCCATATACG
Coding sequences within:
- a CDS encoding phosphate-starvation-inducible PsiE family protein yields the protein MHEPLPSSPPNWYEQVKRNHIVRALETIQDLFIISLCVGLFALMAIQLREMFLELLPPLDFPGVTSDILFLLILVELFRLLIIYLQEQRVSIGVAVEVSIVSVLREVIVRGVLETSWIQILAACAFLMVMAALLIVRVYLPPTFDGIDPEKRLSLQYKQPTMSQVTDSNNHPLTPFANTKVVADKRGH
- a CDS encoding diflavin flavoprotein, with the protein product MTTIPDIKPRDVQVAAIEGTDTTVLRSRTWDRLKFEVEYSLQRGTTANSYLIQADKTALIDPPGESFTEIFLTQLQQCLNVQQLDYVILGHVNPNRMVTLKALLELAPQITFVCSKAGAVALQNALREYQCNVWVPKGEETLDLGQNHQLQFIPIPTPRWPDGQCTYDPQSRILFTDKLFGAHVCGDELFDENWKRLDEDRRYYYDCLHAAQARQVEVALNKLATFSAKMYAPGHGPIVRYSLSRFLHDYRQWGQQQTEQDLTIALIYASAYGNTATLAQAIARGITKTGAAVESINCEFAEPGEIEAAIQRCDGFLIGSPTLGGHTPTQVQTALGIVLSNAAKTKLAGVFGSYGWSGEAVDEIESKLLDAGYRLGFESIRVKFKPDDETIQYCKEVGIDFAQALKKSKKFRAPKQAVSSAQIDRTAQAVGRIVGSLCVVAAQRGNVRSGMLASWVTQASFNPPGITVAIAKDRAVESLTHTEDSFVLNILKEGMNVRRHFLQSFAPGDDRFAGLETETAENGCPIIKDALAYLECTVQSRMDCGDHWLIYAIVNNGKVLQSTGMTAVHHRKSGNHY
- a CDS encoding ABC transporter permease, which gives rise to MENNAIKRFRQSTSGKIGLLITFTIILMALLAPILNPYNPATDRNYTARLQPPSLDHWFGTDGLGRDILDLVWYGLRTSLFIGLVSVGLGLIVGVVLGLIAGYFRGGLETVIGWFTDILLAFPSILLAIAIVTVTGPSISSVMIAVGVVQVPIFIRLTRSMVLSLREQDFVQTVRSFGATPGRIIVYHILPASLSPLVVQGTLSIGTATLEAAGLGFLGLGAQPPTPELGTMLSDAFKGGYSLSSPWTILFPGLFITLTVLAFNLLGDGLRDALDPHI
- a CDS encoding PA14 domain-containing protein → MQHNHNLPHQDHPGKQTEHLELLDLVPHSAATHVAINDGSWFDPNTWQQGQVPGTDAKVVISEGVHVTYDAESDTRLETVRVDGTLEFAHNRNTKIVVDTFIASPTSILTIGSEANPIQANKTARIVIANDGEIDVNWDPTLISRGVITHGQVRIHGAEKLDFISLQTDASAGDNELVLNLPDGMNTPAGWQVGDQLVLGGTSYNPNGSDEDNSRFQDEVLTITEINGNRIKFTNNDITSGDNTVLRFDHERPAGFEGEDLNLYIANTSRNVIFETENAETVPTQQRGHVMFMHNPDVEVQNAGFYNLGRTDKNRLIDDPGENVDGSPGYGTNPRGRYALHLHRTGAEDINSKPSQVKGNAIVGSPGWGIVHHDSHAVLEDNVVFDVVGSGIAAEAGNELGAWRNNITIKTTGDDRPQADFDLSPRVPLFDFGFNGEGYWVQGAAQVEMVDNIAISAAGGGINIFSGVDQVSRVREADTVAVKNLSPELQFLSQASYDDDPNTLDVTNVPLRRLSGFESYNSDLGIVFWNHMRNNDGQLSFNGPGTKEAHDARSLVDNFKLWNIYGEGIFLQYSSQIDFVDGLIVGNPENPVPLQKGINGNGRGHGIGSNTLSQNLLYKNLHIEGFERGVRLPNEGNRSKLVPFLGSRLEDSYLANNTYNLSKKEHAGDRLFFPDSFDIVNTEFNISDTNIAPTATFSYESIGSQGVVMFDAGDSFDSDPPDALELEGNAIASYGWDFDNDGTIDEFGRQVNHQFDSTGSHDVSLTVWDSQGATSTLTQQVQVTPTPYPNLITDGTFSSTSELGRAINATFDSTRTGEGWIGNNWSVDSTIGNGGAAVVSGSWNAGIGQIFLDNGSRRGQQTLSIDIKNTEDTKKANEITVSVWGVDGEFMSTAGNLDGPQQAGAIPMTKEKLLQQTVGGSTFDWKTFNWDVDFGEGYEFVTVQVVAKGAHPNNGDFIAIDNISIGDSTINGNGNGLKAEYYNNRDFTDLALTRTDETVDFNWGSGSPDAAIDANTYSVRWTGSVAPLHSETYEFFTNSDDGVRLWVDDQLLIDNWTNHGATENSGTIDLQAGQQYDIRMDYYENFGKSVAQLLWSSESQSKEIIPESQLYSPAVDTPSPEVSGNGTGLTAEYYNNRDFTDLALTRTDDTVDFNWGSGSPDAAIDPNTYSVRWTGFVEPLHSETYQFKTSSDDGVRLWVNDQLLVDNWTDHGVTDNRGTIDLEAGQQYEIRMDYYENRGKSVAQLAWSSPSQSEEIIPKSQLYAANSSDFSVNEMMQNTASFLTTAASVGDELLGNTGVNHFDNGGHSHLLLTEENGSQESFDFASGQITLASHQDVSDSVTASEVTPINLMNSIGIGDPFTNETVESLIAMPQAELLTVPTLV
- a CDS encoding serine/threonine protein kinase; amino-acid sequence: MHQSFIESVYCINPDCPRPYPQSGDFKFCSSCGSMLRLNNRYVPLQRLGLGGFAAIYAVWDQQDQTEKVLKLLVETSPKALQLFEQEAAVLQRLNHPGVPKVESGAYFTVGLRSCQQRVLPCLVMEKINGQTLEAILNRYPQGCPEMLIMSWLYQAADILQELHDLGIIHRDIKPSNLMVREETGQLVAIDFGGAKQIGAIPVGTENRSTRLISPGYSPPEQIAGDVVGPRADFYALGRTMIQLLTGQELADLQDPVTGEFHWRDRTKVRRGLANLLDSMIRLDPHHRPTKAAEIQRRLVVSCRFNRKSSSSSSSLLPALAKAAGTAQEISIRVLITCAEIIVSLVRWVWRVFISIVLACLDTTWVMVMAGIGAAFGASAGFALINWTIIGDRFAAWMIGQWTLIVPEIQIIPWRELLMFACAGLGTAWGLTESGGFGQQKRRIIAGITGVFGYGVGWFIWQASISALARQQLTGLGDFLQVSLSYAIADRLLGLVTAIAVIPLVLGLGLPSHYLVHAAVAAAGTGMLFSGLVRLNILPLEVLVHIFSFSDGSWLDFINTISFFGLLGITLGFWLGVSYYLLVPVLRWLGWR
- a CDS encoding XisI protein, with the protein product MDRVDEYRQIVREFLQEFATDDPEAQLIFDFERNHYLVMHVGWRGDYRIYGCAMQLDIIDGKVWIQHNSTEIVIDQKLIQRGIPKQDIVLGFRSPSIRERLAAAS